The following are encoded together in the uncultured Desulfovibrio sp. genome:
- the sfsA gene encoding DNA/RNA nuclease SfsA, whose amino-acid sequence MPRPLLPFSAPCVCGRFLRRYRRFSVEMRLQGEAVWIHSNNSGSMLGLLRPGAPVLASPAANPARKLRFTQEAVWLADRPADEDLRAPDPTPRGLDRAGGFWVGVNTSVPNRLLEAAFHAGRLPFAAGYSHCRREAVRGASRLDACFWSDGLPPLWVECKNVTMMEDDAACFPDAATERGRKHLRELMDIVAGGERAAMFYLVQRPDGHCFAPAACIDPEYADLMYAAQAAGVEIYPYRAVVGPEGIDLGQPLPVRPRRDG is encoded by the coding sequence ATGCCCCGTCCCCTGCTTCCCTTTTCCGCCCCCTGTGTCTGCGGGCGTTTTCTGCGCCGTTACCGGCGTTTCAGCGTGGAAATGCGCTTGCAGGGCGAGGCGGTGTGGATTCACAGCAATAATTCCGGCAGCATGCTCGGCCTGCTGCGCCCCGGCGCGCCGGTGCTGGCCAGCCCGGCCGCCAATCCGGCCCGCAAGCTCCGCTTTACCCAGGAGGCTGTCTGGCTGGCCGATCGGCCGGCCGATGAGGACCTGCGCGCGCCGGACCCCACGCCCCGCGGGCTGGACAGGGCCGGGGGTTTCTGGGTAGGGGTCAATACCAGCGTCCCCAACCGGCTGCTGGAGGCGGCCTTTCATGCCGGGCGGCTGCCCTTTGCCGCCGGCTACAGCCACTGCCGGCGCGAGGCCGTGCGCGGCGCCAGCCGGCTGGATGCCTGCTTTTGGAGCGACGGGCTGCCGCCGCTGTGGGTGGAGTGCAAGAACGTCACCATGATGGAGGATGACGCCGCCTGCTTCCCCGATGCGGCCACGGAACGCGGCCGCAAGCATCTGCGTGAACTCATGGATATTGTGGCCGGCGGCGAGCGGGCGGCCATGTTCTATCTGGTGCAGCGCCCTGACGGGCACTGCTTTGCGCCGGCGGCGTGCATTGACCCGGAATACGCGGACCTCATGTATGCCGCCCAGGCCGCCGGGGTGGAAATATATCCCTACCGGGCCGTGGTGGGACCGGAGGGCATCGACCTGGGCCAGCCGCTGCCCGTGCGCCCCCGCCGGGACGGATGA
- a CDS encoding pyridoxal phosphate-dependent aminotransferase, whose protein sequence is MHISDRLSTIKPSLTLSVNTRAMELRAQGVQITSLAVGEPDFPTPKHICDAAKAAIDENFCRYTAVAGIPELRKAVAGYFKQFYDADIAPENTIICAGGKHALFNFIQATVNPGDEVLIPAPYWLSYPPLVTLAGGKPVTVPATSEHGFKVTPAMLEPYRTDKTTLLILNSPSNPSGAVYTADELDALLDWAEAHNVFVLCDEMYDQLVFAPAKMASAIHRFIKKPEGIAILGGMSKSFAMTGWRVGYLVGHPELIKKISSMQGHSTSNICSIAQKAALAALTGPMDCLHTMREAFQRRRDLAMDIIAGWPWAVCPRPDGAFYLFVDVHACYGKEVHNSTEICTKLLEEANVAVVPGAAFGDDNCIRLSYAVADDVLRNALLAMGKVFARLYAQK, encoded by the coding sequence ATGCATATTTCCGATCGCTTGAGCACCATCAAACCTTCCCTGACCCTCAGTGTCAACACCCGCGCCATGGAATTGCGCGCCCAGGGCGTACAGATCACCAGCCTTGCCGTGGGCGAGCCGGACTTCCCCACCCCCAAGCACATCTGTGATGCCGCCAAAGCCGCCATTGACGAAAATTTCTGCCGCTACACGGCCGTTGCCGGCATTCCCGAACTGCGCAAGGCCGTTGCCGGCTACTTCAAGCAGTTCTACGACGCGGACATCGCGCCCGAGAATACCATCATCTGCGCCGGCGGCAAGCACGCCCTCTTCAACTTCATCCAGGCCACGGTCAATCCCGGCGATGAAGTGCTCATTCCCGCGCCCTACTGGCTCAGCTACCCGCCGCTGGTGACCCTGGCCGGCGGCAAGCCCGTCACGGTGCCGGCCACCTCCGAGCACGGCTTCAAGGTCACGCCCGCCATGCTGGAACCCTACCGCACGGACAAGACCACCCTGCTCATCCTCAATTCGCCCAGCAATCCTTCCGGCGCCGTCTACACGGCTGACGAACTGGATGCCCTGCTGGACTGGGCCGAAGCGCACAATGTCTTTGTGCTCTGCGACGAAATGTACGATCAGCTCGTCTTTGCGCCGGCCAAGATGGCCAGCGCCATTCACCGCTTCATCAAAAAACCCGAGGGCATCGCCATCCTGGGCGGCATGTCCAAGAGCTTTGCCATGACCGGCTGGCGCGTGGGCTATCTGGTGGGCCACCCCGAACTGATCAAGAAGATTTCCAGCATGCAGGGCCACAGCACGTCCAATATCTGCTCCATTGCCCAGAAGGCCGCCCTGGCTGCCCTCACCGGTCCCATGGACTGCCTGCATACCATGCGGGAAGCCTTCCAGCGGCGCCGCGATCTGGCCATGGACATCATTGCCGGCTGGCCCTGGGCTGTCTGCCCCCGCCCGGACGGCGCCTTCTACCTCTTTGTGGATGTGCATGCCTGCTACGGCAAGGAAGTGCACAATTCCACGGAAATATGCACCAAGCTGCTGGAAGAGGCCAATGTGGCCGTGGTGCCCGGCGCGGCCTTCGGCGACGACAACTGCATCCGCCTGTCCTATGCCGTGGCTGACGACGTGCTGCGCAACGCGCTGCTGGCCATGGGCAAGGTCTTTGCCCGGCTGTACGCCCAGAAGTAG
- the thiE gene encoding thiamine phosphate synthase, translating to MPVILPGQTDIYALTDSRLSLGRSLETVVSALLGAGIRIIQYREKKMKGGEMLEQCRLMRRLTREAGACFIVDDHVDLAILAQADGVHIGQEDIPLPDVRALVGDGMCIGLSTHNPDQAREAVKLGADYIGVGPIFATQTKEDVVAPVGFAYLDWVATHISVPFVAIGGIKEHNIREVASHGAKCCALVSELVGAEDIGAKVAAVRRAMHA from the coding sequence ATGCCTGTCATCCTGCCCGGCCAGACCGATATCTATGCCCTGACCGATTCGCGCCTTTCGCTGGGGCGTTCCCTGGAAACGGTGGTTTCCGCCCTGCTGGGAGCTGGCATACGCATTATCCAGTATCGAGAAAAAAAGATGAAGGGCGGCGAAATGCTGGAACAGTGCCGCCTCATGCGCCGGCTGACCCGTGAGGCCGGGGCCTGCTTCATTGTGGATGATCATGTGGACCTGGCCATACTGGCCCAGGCCGACGGCGTGCACATCGGGCAGGAGGACATCCCGCTGCCGGACGTGCGTGCCCTGGTGGGCGACGGCATGTGCATCGGCCTGTCCACCCACAATCCCGATCAGGCCCGCGAGGCCGTGAAACTGGGGGCGGACTATATCGGCGTGGGACCCATCTTTGCCACGCAGACCAAGGAAGATGTGGTGGCCCCTGTGGGCTTTGCCTATCTGGACTGGGTGGCGACCCATATTTCCGTGCCCTTTGTGGCCATCGGCGGCATCAAGGAGCATAATATCCGCGAGGTGGCCAGCCACGGGGCCAAATGCTGCGCGCTGGTTTCCGAGCTGGTGGGTGCCGAGGACATCGGCGCCAAGGTGGCTGCCGTGCGCCGGGCCATGCACGCCTAG
- a CDS encoding DUF362 domain-containing protein gives MYDVFPSGEPIVAIARCSRTTQVAEVLPRVLDAALPGAEGLRTARVLVKPNLVSARPLACTEPLVVAGLCRWLQEQGAVVRVADSPGFGTAQYVARRVGLDAALRPLGLAVEALEAPLPLRLDTGVTFPVARLAQESDLIFSAARVKAHSQMRLTLSVKNCFGCVSGLRKAIIHTRQGQDPAFFAACLAALWAALPPVLGLLDGITAMHVTGPSAGQPYALGLLAASASCVALDEAVYALLGCPVDQVPLAEALARRGEAHCRANGCRPRFPLLTPEEVAVRDFRWPVHLAHTSFRPGRLLKSCLRRIWLSCKN, from the coding sequence ATGTATGATGTTTTCCCGTCAGGGGAGCCGATTGTGGCCATTGCCCGCTGCTCCCGCACGACCCAGGTGGCGGAGGTTCTGCCCCGCGTGCTGGATGCGGCCCTGCCCGGTGCAGAAGGGCTGCGCACGGCGCGGGTGCTGGTCAAGCCCAATCTGGTTTCCGCCCGTCCGCTGGCCTGTACCGAACCGCTGGTGGTGGCGGGCCTCTGCCGCTGGCTTCAGGAACAGGGCGCCGTGGTGCGCGTGGCGGATTCGCCGGGCTTTGGCACGGCGCAGTACGTGGCGCGCCGCGTGGGACTGGACGCTGCCCTGCGTCCTCTGGGGCTGGCCGTGGAGGCTCTGGAGGCACCCCTGCCGCTGCGTCTGGATACGGGGGTGACCTTTCCCGTGGCCCGTCTGGCACAGGAAAGCGATCTGATTTTTTCCGCGGCCAGGGTCAAGGCACATTCCCAGATGCGGCTGACCCTGAGCGTCAAGAACTGCTTCGGCTGCGTAAGCGGCCTGCGCAAGGCCATTATCCATACCCGTCAGGGGCAGGACCCGGCCTTTTTTGCCGCGTGTCTGGCGGCGCTCTGGGCGGCCCTGCCGCCCGTGCTGGGCCTGCTGGACGGGATTACGGCCATGCACGTCACCGGTCCCAGCGCCGGCCAGCCCTACGCCCTGGGCCTGCTGGCGGCCAGCGCTTCCTGCGTGGCGCTGGACGAGGCCGTTTATGCCCTGCTGGGCTGCCCCGTGGACCAGGTGCCGCTGGCTGAGGCGCTGGCACGCCGGGGCGAGGCGCATTGCCGTGCCAACGGCTGCCGCCCGCGTTTTCCCCTGCTGACGCCGGAGGAGGTGGCTGTCCGGGATTTCCGCTGGCCCGTCCACCTGGCGCATACCTCGTTCCGGCCGGGACGCCTGCTGAAGAGCTGCCTGCGCCGGATATGGCTTTCCTGCAAAAACTAG
- a CDS encoding mechanosensitive ion channel domain-containing protein, which produces MLRLFRIPLCMLLCCLVLTLAVPPAVVLADDGDQTASSQKDPAAQKADDDAQKKAEEEKKKKEDATKPVVDPWADIWEGQRDYLVSVIKEAKEKNTQFSGRVTSLSPAEENEARRLLVLANNFRKWPNPLEAVSRRISLTIRRVDQLLQTPLQERAMIQAMLERVRGLSSSLPDDTQSAGQEIKNYAKDIRVARSRLENLLRRYDTALAPAQNLLRDLSTTQKEISALLPGLWKEYYLHGAVPYLSPDTWKRVLRQLQYFTQGLILRVPVEIPITPEQWESVFLRLGASVAFSLLILFLLYRNCRGCRDNMTLRHIFRVSLPWLFLGICLISASIASSDETFRLFLALGNLNLIVAQVFLAWDLRRLRHTEVPAESSPLWRLIPLTVMAYILLYLPLPAAIGVVTWIMSIIAYMIVQRKRRFDTNFGPMQLETSICSGLPAVIWIVLILALMGLHVYSMVLYLLYASVSLALQLSMGSMSLINRINDRLPKDGGRAALSSVLVALAAPTVIILACGSIAMWVITLPGGGYLLQDYVLKGVDVGATRFNALQVLLIVSMFFITRTAVRMGCRFISHLPERGLSIEGSLIQPMQTAVTYTFWALFGMFVLRALGMELSNLAMIAGGLSVGIGFGMQTIINNFLSGLILIFSRTMQEGDVVEVGNTTGRVRKISVRATVVETYDNAIIYVPNSEFVSSRLINWTRNSRSVRLQVDVGVAYGTDTALVMRLMHDIAGRHPRILKHPEPIVLFTAFGDSTLNFALRFWVQDYDVGVSTSSDLRLIMEREFRAHNIEVAFPQLDVHIKQMPPRAITPRDMPPRSEPRAPQIRRPRPKVMRHPRRDAAQTKGGANDPS; this is translated from the coding sequence ATGCTCCGTCTGTTCCGTATTCCGCTTTGCATGCTGCTGTGCTGTCTGGTGCTGACCCTGGCCGTGCCCCCCGCCGTGGTGCTGGCCGATGATGGGGATCAGACCGCCTCGTCGCAGAAGGACCCCGCTGCCCAGAAAGCCGACGATGACGCCCAGAAAAAGGCCGAGGAAGAAAAGAAAAAGAAAGAGGATGCCACCAAGCCCGTGGTGGATCCGTGGGCCGACATCTGGGAAGGACAGCGGGACTACCTGGTAAGCGTCATCAAGGAAGCAAAGGAAAAGAATACCCAGTTTTCCGGCCGCGTCACCAGCCTGAGCCCGGCGGAGGAAAACGAGGCCCGCCGTCTGCTGGTCCTGGCCAACAACTTCCGCAAGTGGCCCAACCCCCTGGAGGCCGTCAGCCGCCGCATCAGCCTGACCATTCGGCGTGTGGACCAGCTGCTGCAAACGCCCCTGCAGGAACGGGCCATGATCCAGGCCATGCTGGAGCGCGTGCGCGGTCTTTCCTCCTCGCTGCCCGACGATACCCAGAGTGCCGGACAGGAAATCAAGAACTACGCCAAGGATATCCGCGTGGCGCGCAGCCGCCTGGAAAATCTGCTGCGCCGCTACGATACGGCCCTGGCACCGGCACAGAATCTGCTGCGGGACCTTTCCACCACCCAGAAGGAAATTTCCGCCCTGCTGCCGGGCCTGTGGAAGGAATACTACCTGCACGGGGCCGTGCCCTATCTCAGCCCCGACACCTGGAAGCGCGTGCTGCGGCAGTTGCAGTACTTCACCCAGGGGCTGATACTGCGCGTGCCCGTGGAAATCCCCATCACGCCCGAACAGTGGGAAAGCGTCTTCCTGCGGCTGGGCGCCAGCGTGGCCTTCAGCCTGCTCATTCTCTTCCTGCTGTATCGCAACTGCCGGGGCTGCCGGGACAATATGACGCTGCGTCATATTTTCCGCGTCAGCCTGCCCTGGCTCTTTCTGGGCATCTGCCTGATTTCGGCCTCCATTGCCTCATCGGACGAGACCTTCCGCCTGTTCCTGGCCCTGGGCAATCTCAATCTCATTGTGGCCCAGGTCTTTCTGGCCTGGGACCTGCGCCGCCTGCGACATACGGAAGTGCCGGCGGAATCGTCGCCCCTGTGGCGCCTTATCCCGCTGACCGTCATGGCCTATATTCTGCTGTATCTGCCCCTGCCCGCCGCCATCGGCGTGGTCACGTGGATCATGAGCATCATTGCCTACATGATTGTGCAGCGCAAGCGCCGCTTTGACACCAACTTCGGCCCCATGCAGCTGGAAACCTCCATCTGTTCCGGCCTGCCCGCCGTCATCTGGATTGTGCTGATCCTGGCCCTGATGGGCCTGCACGTCTACAGCATGGTGCTCTACCTGCTCTATGCCTCGGTGTCGCTGGCCCTGCAACTGAGCATGGGCAGCATGTCGCTCATCAACCGCATCAACGACCGTCTGCCCAAGGACGGCGGCCGCGCTGCCCTGTCCAGCGTTCTGGTGGCCCTGGCCGCGCCCACGGTCATCATCCTGGCCTGCGGCAGCATCGCCATGTGGGTCATCACCCTGCCCGGCGGGGGCTATCTGCTGCAGGACTATGTTCTCAAGGGCGTTGACGTGGGCGCCACCCGCTTCAACGCCCTGCAGGTGCTGCTCATTGTGAGCATGTTCTTCATCACGCGCACGGCGGTGCGCATGGGCTGCCGCTTCATTTCCCACCTGCCGGAGCGCGGCCTGAGCATTGAAGGCTCGCTCATCCAGCCCATGCAGACGGCCGTCACCTATACCTTCTGGGCCTTGTTCGGCATGTTCGTGCTCCGGGCACTGGGCATGGAACTGAGCAATCTGGCCATGATCGCCGGCGGTCTTTCCGTGGGTATCGGTTTTGGCATGCAGACCATCATCAACAACTTCCTCTCCGGCCTCATCCTCATCTTCAGCCGGACCATGCAGGAAGGCGACGTGGTGGAAGTGGGCAATACCACCGGCCGCGTGCGCAAGATCAGCGTGCGCGCCACCGTGGTGGAAACCTATGACAATGCCATCATCTATGTGCCCAATTCCGAATTCGTGTCCAGCCGCCTCATCAACTGGACGCGCAACAGCCGTTCTGTACGCCTCCAGGTGGATGTGGGCGTGGCCTACGGCACGGATACCGCACTGGTCATGCGCCTCATGCACGACATTGCCGGCCGGCATCCCCGCATTCTCAAGCATCCCGAACCCATTGTGCTGTTCACGGCCTTTGGGGACAGCACGCTCAACTTCGCCCTGCGCTTCTGGGTACAGGACTATGACGTGGGCGTGTCCACCTCGTCCGATCTTCGCCTGATCATGGAGCGCGAATTCCGCGCCCACAATATCGAAGTGGCCTTCCCGCAGCTTGATGTGCACATCAAGCAGATGCCGCCGCGGGCCATCACCCCGCGCGACATGCCCCCCCGCAGCGAACCGCGCGCCCCGCAAATCCGCCGGCCGCGGCCCAAGGTCATGCGTCATCCCAGACGCGATGCCGCACAAACAAAAGGAGGAGCCAATGATCCGTCGTAA
- a CDS encoding cupin domain-containing protein, which translates to MIRRKNELTTFERPMFGGPGTGSGWQILNDGDFAGKGRLFNHLLLKPGCGVGKHTHKGDFEIYYVLRGEGHYDDNGTEVILHAGDVAICNAGESHALENRGQDDLEVIALILFA; encoded by the coding sequence ATGATCCGTCGTAAAAACGAACTCACCACCTTTGAACGCCCCATGTTCGGCGGCCCCGGCACGGGCAGCGGCTGGCAGATCCTCAATGACGGGGACTTTGCCGGCAAGGGCCGTCTGTTCAATCACCTGCTGCTCAAGCCCGGCTGCGGCGTGGGCAAGCATACCCACAAGGGCGACTTTGAAATCTACTACGTCCTGCGGGGCGAAGGCCACTATGACGACAACGGCACGGAGGTCATCCTCCATGCCGGCGACGTGGCCATCTGCAACGCCGGTGAAAGCCACGCCCTGGAAAACCGGGGCCAGGACGATCTGGAAGTCATTGCCCTCATTCTCTTTGCCTGA
- a CDS encoding 2-oxoacid:acceptor oxidoreductase family protein yields the protein MSGYMDVIMAGFGGQGVMLAGNLLAQAGMEAGLEVSFIPVYGAEMRGGTANCTVVLDSHPVGSPLVGRPCSLIVLNEPSLRKFQPRLQEDGVQVVNASLISRELLDPSRRTVYIPANDMAGELGNVKMANMVALGAWLRATGMLSTAAVAAAMQRVVSGHYARLIPDNIRALEAGYHFAA from the coding sequence ATGAGCGGTTACATGGATGTCATCATGGCCGGTTTCGGCGGGCAGGGCGTCATGCTGGCGGGCAATCTGCTGGCCCAGGCCGGCATGGAAGCCGGCCTGGAGGTGAGCTTTATCCCGGTGTACGGGGCGGAAATGCGCGGCGGTACGGCCAACTGTACCGTGGTGCTGGACAGTCATCCCGTGGGCTCGCCGCTGGTGGGGCGGCCCTGTTCCCTCATTGTGCTCAACGAGCCGTCGCTGCGCAAGTTCCAGCCGCGTCTCCAGGAGGACGGGGTACAGGTGGTCAATGCCTCGCTCATCTCCCGCGAGCTGCTGGACCCCTCCCGGCGCACGGTCTACATTCCGGCCAATGATATGGCCGGCGAGCTGGGCAATGTGAAAATGGCCAATATGGTGGCCCTGGGCGCCTGGCTGCGGGCCACCGGCATGCTGTCGACGGCAGCGGTGGCGGCGGCCATGCAGCGTGTGGTGAGCGGCCATTATGCCCGCCTCATTCCCGACAATATCCGGGCGCTGGAAGCCGGATATCATTTTGCGGCATAG
- a CDS encoding thiamine pyrophosphate-dependent enzyme — MQDAMHKDGCCPSADETLVFDAPASLSGKETHYCPGCHHGIAHRLVCEVLDELGVADKAILVASVGCSAFSYDYFSVDAVEAPHGRACAVATGIRRARPESVVFTYQGDGDMAAIGLAESVHAANRGEAITAVFINNTVYGMTGGQMAPTTLLGQKTTTTPTGRHLRGDGGPVHLTEIMAGLAGVAYAERCALDTVAHVRRAKKALRKAFEVQLQGLGFGFVELLSGCPTNWHMNPVQANERIGREMIPVFPLGVYRDVTAQAPAGEEVTA; from the coding sequence ATGCAGGACGCAATGCACAAGGACGGCTGCTGCCCGTCCGCGGACGAAACACTGGTTTTTGATGCGCCTGCCAGTCTGTCCGGCAAGGAGACGCACTACTGCCCGGGCTGCCATCACGGCATTGCCCATCGCCTTGTCTGCGAGGTGCTGGACGAACTGGGCGTGGCCGACAAGGCTATTCTGGTGGCGTCGGTGGGCTGTTCGGCCTTTTCCTATGACTATTTCAGCGTGGATGCCGTGGAAGCGCCGCACGGCCGCGCCTGTGCCGTGGCCACGGGCATCCGCCGTGCCCGGCCGGAAAGCGTGGTCTTTACCTATCAGGGGGACGGGGACATGGCGGCCATCGGGCTTGCCGAATCCGTCCACGCGGCCAACCGGGGCGAAGCCATCACGGCCGTGTTTATCAACAATACGGTCTATGGCATGACCGGCGGGCAGATGGCCCCCACCACCCTGCTGGGGCAGAAGACCACCACCACGCCCACCGGGCGTCACCTGCGGGGCGATGGCGGACCGGTGCATCTGACGGAGATCATGGCCGGCCTGGCCGGTGTGGCCTATGCCGAGCGCTGCGCCCTGGACACGGTGGCGCATGTGCGGCGGGCCAAAAAGGCCCTGCGCAAGGCGTTTGAGGTGCAGTTGCAGGGGCTGGGCTTTGGCTTTGTGGAGCTGCTCTCCGGCTGCCCCACCAACTGGCACATGAACCCGGTACAGGCCAATGAGCGCATCGGCCGGGAAATGATTCCGGTCTTTCCCCTGGGCGTCTACCGGGACGTGACCGCCCAGGCTCCGGCTGGCGAGGAGGTAACGGCATGA
- the vorB gene encoding 3-methyl-2-oxobutanoate dehydrogenase subunit VorB, which translates to MSDQRILIKGNEAVALGAIDAGCRCYFGYPITPQNEIPEAMSRLLPENGGQFVQAESELAASTMLLGAGACGIPAMTSSSSCGIALMQEALSYMAGSHIPGVIVNMMRGGPGLGDIGPSQGDYFQAVKGGGNGDHRNFVLAPSTAQECYDFMFRAFALAFRYTNPVMLLGDAIVAQIKEPVRRQPPADALTAEDYARLSSAWRLEGRGRRGAGAAPRLLKSVYLAEGTLAARNQELMRTYEAMRADAAWETWQCDDAELVVVAFGSIARIARSAIRQLRDQGFKVGLFRPVTLFPWPDAALRRVVRGRRVLVLEQNTGQMVEDVRLALDILPQRTVVGWHGIMPGLLVGADDLLDPILAALKED; encoded by the coding sequence ATGAGTGATCAACGCATTCTCATCAAGGGCAATGAAGCCGTGGCGCTGGGGGCCATTGATGCCGGCTGCCGCTGCTATTTCGGCTATCCCATTACCCCGCAGAACGAAATTCCCGAAGCCATGAGCCGGCTGCTGCCCGAAAACGGCGGACAGTTCGTGCAGGCCGAAAGCGAACTGGCGGCCTCCACCATGCTTCTGGGCGCCGGGGCCTGCGGCATTCCGGCCATGACATCCTCGTCCAGCTGCGGCATTGCCCTCATGCAGGAAGCCCTGTCCTACATGGCCGGCAGTCATATTCCGGGCGTCATCGTCAATATGATGCGCGGCGGTCCCGGCCTGGGGGACATCGGCCCGTCACAGGGCGACTATTTTCAGGCGGTCAAGGGCGGCGGCAACGGCGATCACCGCAACTTTGTCCTGGCCCCGTCCACGGCCCAGGAGTGCTATGACTTCATGTTCCGGGCCTTTGCGCTGGCCTTCCGCTATACCAATCCGGTGATGCTGCTGGGGGATGCCATCGTGGCCCAGATCAAGGAGCCGGTGCGGCGTCAGCCGCCGGCCGATGCCCTGACGGCGGAGGATTACGCCCGCCTGTCATCCGCATGGCGTCTGGAAGGCCGCGGCCGGCGCGGTGCCGGGGCGGCGCCCCGGCTGCTCAAGTCCGTCTATCTGGCCGAGGGCACCCTGGCCGCCCGCAATCAGGAACTGATGCGGACCTATGAGGCCATGCGCGCCGATGCGGCGTGGGAAACCTGGCAGTGCGACGATGCCGAGCTGGTGGTGGTGGCCTTTGGCTCCATTGCCCGCATCGCCCGCAGCGCCATACGGCAGCTGCGTGATCAGGGCTTCAAGGTGGGATTGTTCCGCCCGGTGACGCTCTTCCCCTGGCCGGATGCGGCCCTGCGCCGGGTGGTCCGGGGCCGGCGTGTGCTGGTGTTGGAACAGAATACCGGCCAGATGGTGGAAGATGTGCGCCTGGCGCTGGACATTCTGCCGCAGCGCACGGTGGTGGGCTGGCATGGCATCATGCCCGGCCTGCTGGTGGGCGCGGACGATCTGCTGGATCCCATTCTGGCGGCACTCAAGGAGGACTGA
- a CDS encoding ferredoxin family protein, translating into MSRIVFLEDRCKGCRLCVSACPTRCIRPSGRFNRQGYEVMEAVGHCTGCTSCAIMCPDVAIRVFRTAGGGKTA; encoded by the coding sequence ATGTCACGAATTGTGTTTCTGGAAGACCGTTGCAAGGGATGCCGCCTTTGTGTTTCGGCCTGTCCCACCCGGTGTATCCGCCCGTCCGGCCGTTTCAACAGGCAGGGCTATGAAGTCATGGAAGCCGTCGGCCACTGCACGGGCTGCACCTCCTGCGCCATCATGTGCCCGGACGTGGCCATTCGCGTATTTCGCACCGCTGGCGGAGGAAAAACGGCATGA
- the queA gene encoding tRNA preQ1(34) S-adenosylmethionine ribosyltransferase-isomerase QueA has protein sequence MPKTPAVPVSDDDFLLRNYHYELPPEQIAQFPPEVRGTSRLLTMSRYGQPDIEHHLFSELPDLLPPGALLVANNSRVLQARLLGSRATGGKVEFLLLTPLPLVMAQARARRDVPDGWSAEVSGLVRSGGSIREGECVRFGAGISVTVLETGPFGQRRVRLDWQGDLQAAFAATGHIPLPPYIKRPDGEEDAGRYQTVYARADKTGSVAAPTAGLHFTAELRQRLAEKGFGWAEVTLYVGYGTFSPVRSEDIRRHQMHREYIEVGEETVRAIREARAAGRPVIAVGTTSTRALEGAAEVCGSLQAYTGWTDIYLYPGRRFRVVDGLITNFHLPESSLLLLVSAFAGRERILEAYREAVAAGYRFFSYGDAMLIR, from the coding sequence ATGCCGAAAACCCCTGCTGTTCCTGTCAGTGATGACGACTTTCTGCTGCGCAACTATCATTACGAGCTGCCCCCCGAACAGATTGCCCAGTTTCCCCCCGAAGTGCGCGGTACGTCCCGCCTGCTGACCATGTCCCGCTACGGGCAGCCCGACATCGAGCATCACCTCTTCAGCGAGCTGCCTGATCTGCTGCCCCCGGGGGCCTTGCTGGTGGCCAACAATTCCCGTGTGCTCCAGGCCCGCCTGCTGGGGTCTCGCGCCACGGGCGGCAAGGTGGAATTTCTGCTGCTGACGCCCCTGCCGCTGGTGATGGCCCAGGCCCGCGCGCGCCGGGATGTGCCCGATGGCTGGAGTGCCGAGGTCAGCGGCCTGGTGCGCTCCGGCGGCAGCATTCGCGAAGGGGAATGCGTGCGCTTTGGCGCGGGCATCAGTGTGACGGTTCTGGAAACCGGACCTTTCGGGCAGCGGCGGGTGCGCCTGGACTGGCAGGGAGACCTCCAGGCCGCCTTTGCCGCCACCGGGCACATCCCGCTGCCGCCCTACATCAAGCGCCCCGATGGCGAGGAAGATGCGGGCCGCTATCAGACCGTCTATGCCCGCGCGGACAAGACCGGCTCCGTGGCCGCGCCCACGGCCGGCCTGCACTTTACCGCAGAGCTGCGGCAGCGGCTGGCGGAAAAGGGCTTCGGCTGGGCCGAGGTGACCCTGTATGTGGGCTATGGCACCTTCAGTCCCGTGCGCAGCGAGGATATCCGCCGGCATCAGATGCACCGGGAATACATCGAGGTGGGCGAGGAGACCGTGCGGGCCATTCGCGAGGCCAGGGCCGCTGGCCGGCCGGTCATTGCCGTGGGCACCACCAGCACCCGTGCCCTGGAAGGCGCGGCGGAGGTCTGTGGTTCCTTGCAGGCCTATACCGGCTGGACGGACATCTATCTCTATCCCGGCCGCCGTTTCCGGGTGGTGGATGGGCTGATCACCAATTTTCACCTGCCCGAATCCTCGCTGCTGCTGCTGGTTTCCGCCTTTGCCGGTCGCGAACGCATTCTGGAAGCCTACCGGGAAGCCGTGGCAGCGGGCTATCGCTTCTTTTCCTACGGCGACGCCATGCTCATACGCTAG